Proteins encoded by one window of Bactrocera oleae isolate idBacOlea1 chromosome 4, idBacOlea1, whole genome shotgun sequence:
- the Snx16 gene encoding sorting nexin-16: MSLRAIKKRENQQTSSTGARQPLFKKSNTSPQQRKPLLTASGANNSNNISKPSNTAIFKQSSSLHSLRNLQNQHTLLDRAVHSSPELRYPQSIDNNTVESFAHVVRTKSDGDLRALLKSCTGNAADTAGRGLIGAKSEVCLESISSHSYQDGSQTTSISSDTTPTPPTTLRTNICKPIDSLQHPTTSTTGNMLSGARSHRDLSQSAYAASTGTYDITLSPTRRRMSECSLNSSTNLSQRTSAMSSSVLTLSSNNPATNEPNTVMRVPIIGYEVMEERARFTVYKLRVENPMTNDCWLVLRRYTDFVRLNTKLKQLFPNVALLLPRKKIFGDNFNAVFLDNRVQGLQIFVNSIMAKEELRKCKLVREFFCLDEPPSYSESMEECRAIFEAQEETIAHLKVQINSKNELILSLQQKLRDEIAEKEQLKIAIKDASTNCMQCAAAKQSTP; this comes from the exons ATGTCTCTACGTGCAATTAAGAAACGTGAAAATCAGCAAACTTCGTCAACTGGCGCACGCCAACCGCTCTTTAAGAAATCCAATACATCTCCACAACAACGCAAGCCGCTATTAACGGCAAGTGGTGCTAACAACAGTAACAATATTTCGAAGCCTAGTAATACTGCCATTTTTAAACAATCAAGTAGTCTACATTCACTACGCAATCTACAGAACCAACACACCTTACTCGATCGCGCAGTACACTCCAGCCCAGAACTACGTTATCCGCAAAGTATTGACAACAATACGGTTGAAAGCTTCGCGCATGTGGTACGCACCAAATCTGATGGCGATTTGAGAGCATTGCTAAAAAGTTGTACGGGTAATGCAGCAGACACTGCAGGTCGTGGCTTGATTGGTGCTAAATCAGAAGTGTGTTTGGAATCCATTTCTTCGCACAGCTACCAAGACGGAAGTCAAACTACGTCTATATCCAGTGATACAACTCCAACGCCACCTACAACATTGcgtacaaatatttgtaaacctATTGATTCGCTACAGCACCCAACAACCAGTACCACAGGTAATATGTTGTCCGGTGCTCGCTCACATCGTGACCTTTCACAGTCAGCTTACGCCGCTAGTACCGGCACGTATGACATCACACTTTCACCAACACGCCGACGTATGAGCGAATGTAGTTTAAATTCGAGTACGAACCTTTCGCAACGCACCAGTGCAATGTCCAGTAGTGTATTAACACTTTCATCAAATAATCCTGCCACAAATGAGCCGAACACAGTGATGCGTGTGCCTATAATCGGTTATGAGGTAATGGAGGAACGTGCGCGTTTTACAGTGTACAAATTGCGTGTTGAAAACCCAATGACCAATGATTGTTGGTTAGTGTTGCGACGCTACACAGATTTCGTTCGTTTGAATACGAAACTTAAACAGCTGTTTCCAAATGTTGCGCTGTTGTTGCCACGCAAGAAAATATTTGGGGACAACTTTAATGCCGTCTTCCTGGATAATCGTGTGCAGGGTctacaaatatttgtcaattccATTATGGCCAAGGAGGAGTTACGAAAATGCAAATTGGTGCGCGAATTCTTTTGTCTAGATGAACCGCCTTCATACTCTGAATCTATGGAGGAGTGTAGG gcaatttTTGAAGCACAAGAAGAAACGATAGCACATCTAAAAGTgcaaataaatagcaaaaacGAATTGATATTAAGTTTACAGCAAAAGCTAAGAGATGAAATTGCGGAAAAAGAGCAGCTAAAAATTGCGATCAA AGACGCATCCACCAATTGTATGCAGTGCGCTGCTGCGAAGCAGAGTACTCCCTAA
- the Dlish gene encoding SH3 domain-containing protein Dlish, translating to MAFLCPVRMRRDKKKATNANIERDLPIPGVGLGRITGSSSIETLVRVGIEKEHGLSPDSKMVVLHDFTPCVDDELEVKRGQIVNILYRENDWVYVIGQDTRQEGFIPYSYCAPYNTQLADLAIKKKLPRDQNVNVQEHNQENMPLLSAESKMELIDDVSAVNAVVNGSNSGAGVVSSCGGTNANAGTIGAPSKNSEVNLLLEPECTPFHKEPSGRYIVLYTFIARDENDLSVERGEFVTVLNREDPDWFWIVRSDGQEGFIPSAFVFPAESVLQTQQKMLNVCGTVQDAASLIGAANANNNAVHKSQTQLNLELTAANLNSNLTSLGQTLTTSAAQLDATCISNLQQQNAAQHQQQQQQIGGISADDLRYHGTELVMLYDYKAQAPDDLNVRRGDWIYADLNNQTVDGWLWAYAPKTRKYGFIPKAYARPPAMTSL from the exons ATGGCGTTTTTATGTCCTGTGCGCATGCGCCGCGATAAAAAGAAAG ccACTAACGCCAACATAGAACGCGATTTACCCATCCCTGGTGTTGGCTTAGGCCGCATAACCGGTTCATCTAGCATAGAAACATTAGTACGTGTTGGCATTGAGAAGGAACACGGGCTCAGTCCAGACTCAAAAATGGTTGTTCTGCACGATTTCACTCCCTGTGTGGATGATGAACTTGAAGTGAAGCGTGGGCAAATAGTCAACATTTTATATCGTGAAAACGACTGGGTCTACGTAATTGGCCAGGATACGCGACAGGAAGGCTTCATACCATACTCATACTGTGCGCCGTACAACACACAGCTGGCGGATCTTGCTATAAAGAAAAAACTACCACGCGATCAAAATGTCAACGTGCAAGAGCATAATCAAGAGAATATGCCACTTTTGAGTGCCGAGAGTAAAATGGAATTAATTGACGATGTAAGCGCTGTCAACGCCGTCGTAAATGGTAGTAATAGTGGTGCTGGTGTTGTATCTAGCTGTGGCGGCACCAACGCCAATGCGGGAACTATTGGCGCACCATCAAAGAATTCTGAAGTGAATCTGTTACTAGAACCAGAATGCACACCATTCCATAAAGAACCCAGCGGCCGTTATATTGTGCTCTACACATTCATAGCACGCGATGAAAATGACTTATCCGTGGAGCGTGGCGAATTTGTTACAGTCTTAAATCGTGAAGATCCCGATTGGTTTTGGATTGTGCGTAGTGATGGCCAGGAGGGGTTCATACCGTCAGCTTTCGTCTTCCCAGCGGAAAGTGTGCTGCAAACACAACAGAAAATGTTGAATGTATGCGGCACAGTGCAAGATGCAGCTAGTTTGATTGGTGCCGCCAATGCCAATAACAATGCCGTACATAAATCGCAAACACAATTAAATTTAGAGCTTACGGCGGCCAATTTGAATAGTAATTTAACATCATTGGGTCAAACGCTAACCACATCGGCCGCACAATTGGATGCGACATGCATTAGTaacttgcaacaacaaaatgcagcacagcatcagcagcaacaacaacaaattggtgGTATTAGCGCAGATGATCTGCGTTATCATGGCACTGAGCTGGTGATGCTTTACGATTATAAG gcGCAAGCGCCAGATGATTTGAATGTGCGCAGAGGAGATTGGATCTATGCagatttaaataatcaaacggTGGATGGTTGGTTGTGGGCTTATGCGCCAAAAACGAGGAAATATGGTTTTATACCGAAAGCATACGCAAGGCCACCGGCCATGACCAGcctttaa